A genomic window from Colletotrichum destructivum chromosome 7, complete sequence includes:
- a CDS encoding Putative multicopper oxidase, second cupredoxin domain, multicopper oxidase, copper-binding protein, giving the protein MPAALAVEVVVHSNHAVPGIVALTACGNIFEGWHFSFKPRVSPESFNRSARPSGLATTNVPPRKHRMLNVASRLGCSVNSLEKTCGKMSMKGELCGLFLGLSQTVYANPEAPTVVSKAEPTQTCFPPYLGYRSDGKKSTPPWGKRTCESDPDDVPKTGVTRKYEWTIQRAVLAPDGFEQELLTVNGQFPGPLLEANWGDMVEVTIHNNITGPEEGTAMHWHGIHQQGTGLMDGVSGITQCPIVPGGSFTYRWRASTYGSTWYHGHHALQYGGGLWGPLIIYGPSHVKYDFDLGPVTLSDYYHYPYEKVAQDAISTSTDPNVYAPKSNNHLINGMNNFNCSLAPADKTCTPDAERASLRFKSGKVHKLRLINTSVEAMQIFSIDGHKIIVTMVDFVPVEPYEVEYVILGVGMRAEVLVKGTGDPTQSYYMRTRIQCSATNANQTLGTIYYDETPVSVVPEIKTVAALPILNSTVSCGDPDLLKKKPIYKKSVPKPDMTLLYDITWGVNASGNHQWLMNGVTFLADWSRPLYIEAVDGNAEYLKDPHHIMATIPDDVRHVRVIINNHFSIHPMHIHGGDFQILSESSDYYNGTGTIEYPKNPARADTELLRRYGHLVVQFEAKNPGVWSFHCHTAWHASVGLYINFLVKPKTVAKAKIPDDVREVCRAWDEYKKLNGANATPFDSGLR; this is encoded by the exons ATGCCGGCAGCCCTAGCGGTCGAAGTGGTGGTGCATAGCAACCATGCGGTGCCAGGCATTGTGGCGTTGACCGCGTGCGGCAACATTTTCGAAGGCTGGCATTTCAGCTTCAAGCCCCGTGTAAGCCCTGAGTCGTTCAACCGTTCAGCCCGGCCGAGCGGGTTAGCCACCACCAACGTGCCACCTCGGAAACACC GGATGTTGAATGTCGCCAGCCGTCTGGGCTGTTCGGTGAATTCCCTTGAGAAAACATGTGGGAAAATGAGCATGAAGGGGGA GCTGTGCGGCCTCTTTTTGGGTCTTTCGCAGACCGTATATGCCAATCCTGAAGCCCCAACGGTTGTCTCCAAGGCTGAGCCGACACAAACGTGCTTCCCTCCCTATCTGGGATACAGGTCCGACGGCAAGAAGTCGACTCCCCCGTGGGGCAAACGGACATGCGAGTCCGACCCTGATGACGTGCCCAAGACTGGTGTTACTCGGAAATACGAATGGACGATTCAGAGGGCAGTGCTGGCACCGGATGGATTTG AACAGGAACTTCTCACTGTCAATGGGCAGTTTCCCGGACCCCTTTTGGAGGCCAACTGGGGTGACATGGTCGAGGTCACTATCcacaacaacatcaccggCCCGGAAGAAGGCACGGCAATGCACTGGCATGG GATTCATCAGCAAGGCACTGGCCTCATGGACGGAGTCAGCGGCATCACTCAGTGCCCCATTGTACCCGGCGGTAGCTTCACTTACCGGTGGAGGGCCAGCACGTACGGGTCGACGTGGTACCATGGCCATCACGCACTGCAGTATGGCGGAGGGCTCTGGGGCCCCCTGATCATCTACGGCCCGTCTCATGTCAAGTACGACTTCGACCTCGGGCCCGTCACGCTTTCCGACTACTACCACTACCCTTACGAGAAGGTCGCCCAGGATGCCATATCGACCAGCACCGATCCCAATGTCTACGCCCCGAAGTCGAACAACCACCTAATCAACGGGATGAACAACTTCAACTGCTCCTTGGCGCCCGCGGACAAGACTTGCACTcccgacgccgagcgcgcATCCCTCAGGTTCAAGTCTGGCAAGGTTCACAAGCTCCGTCTGATCAACACCAGTGTCGAAGCCATGCAGATCTTTTCCATCGACGGCCACAAGATCATTGTCACCATGGTGGACTTTGTCCCCGTTGAGCCTTATGAGGTGGAATATGTCATTCTCGGTGTCGGAATGAGAGCCGAGGTCCTTGTCAAGGGCACCGGAGACCCCACGCAGTCGTATTACATGCGCACCAGAATTCAGTGTTCGGCTACCAACGCCAACCAGACACTCGGCACAATTTACTACGACGAGACGCCCGTCTCCGTCGTACCAGAGATCAAGACCGTTGCCGCTCTGCCCATACTCAACAGCACGGTTAGCTGTGGCGAT CCCGACCTtctcaagaagaagccaaTCTACAAGAAGAGTGTCCCCAAGCCTGACATGACTCTTCTCTACGACATCACATGGGGAGTGAACGCCAGCGGCAACCATCAATGGCTGATGAACGGCGTGACCTTCTTGGCCGACTGGAGCCGCCCTCTGTACAtcgaggcggtcgacggCAACGCCGAGTACCTCAAAGACCCCCATCACATCATGGCAACGAtccccgacgacgtccgTCACGTCCGCGTCATCATCAACAATCACTTCTCAATACACCCCATGCACAtccacggcggcgacttCCAGATCCTGAGCGAGTCTAGCGACTACTACAACGGCACAGGCACGATCGAGTACCCAAAGAACCCGGCCCGCGCCGACACggagctcctccgccgctACGGCCACCTCGTCGTGCAGTTCGAGGCCAAAAACCCGGGCGTCTGGAGCTTCCACTGCCACACCGCCTGGCACGCTAGCGTCGGGCTGTACATCAACTTCCTCGTCAAGCCCAAgaccgtcgccaaggccaaaatccccgacgacgtccgGGAGGTGTGCCGGGCCTGGGACGAGTACAAGAAGTTGAACGGCGCGAACGCCACGCCGTTTGACAGTGGACTCCGATAA
- a CDS encoding Putative major facilitator superfamily, MFS transporter superfamily — protein MEKIIAPAPIVQSVGYDDAHHQPVLAGDPVNDGGSHNQTIMSSNGDGHPRPQSQSLSEGRQRSVQTDEEKAELVPPIADGPDGGFQGWMQVLAAFLLVLDGFGFITAFGAFQTYYRNLLPESVSAQAISYIGSMQIFLLFLLGTISGRLIDAGYFRITLITGFVFQIGGVFGASFSSQYWQFLLSQGIATGIGNGMHFTALVWLVSQYFTKKRGLALGISSCGAPIGAVIFSLIARQMLKENTGHEWTLRVMGFLILADSIIIFLIARPKEATRKGGPLLELAAFKELPYLLFTVGMFFALLGVYFAYYYVPNFARDKLKLDSDGALTVLIVMSAVGIPGRLIPPFFADKSIKPLRTLVISLLFCSLNLFAWIAVTSTAGLYVWVVAYAFTANAVQTLFTASMGEVTSDMSKLGVRIGMVFTVVSFACLTGPPVGGRLVEVGGDNYAYAQIFAGASMLLGGLLVALAKMKQVGQKEFWRI, from the exons ATGGAGAAAATCATTGCACCCGCCCCCATTGTCCAGAGCGTAGGATACGACGACGCTCACCATCAGCCGGTGCTGGCCGGGGATCCCGTCAACGACGGTGGCAGCCACAACCAAACCATCATGTCGAGCAACGGTGATGGCCACCCGCGCCCTCAGAGTCAAAGTCTCTCCGAAGGCCGGCAACGATCGGTGCAGACCGACGAAGAAAAGGCCGAGCTCGTGCCCCCTATCGCCGACGGGCCGGACGGCGGTTTCCAGGGTTGGATGCAGGTCCTTGCGGCCTTCCTCCTCGTGTTAGACGGTTTCGGCTTCATCACGGCCTTTGGGGCTTTCCAGACGTACTATCGCAATCTCCTACCGGAGAGCGTGAGCGCCCAGGCCATCTCCTACATCGGCTCCATGCAgatcttcctcctcttcctcctcggaaCCATCAGCGGCAGGCTCATCGACGCCGGGTACTTCAGGATCACCCTGATCACGGGCTTCGTTTTCCAGATCGGGGGCGTCTTCGGAGCCTCGTTCTCCAGCCAGTACTGGCAGTTCCTCCTCTCGCAGGGCATCGCCACGGGCATCGGCAACGGCATGCACTTCACGGCCCTCGTCTGGTTGGTCTCGCAGTACTTCACCAAGAAGCGGGGGTTGGCGCTCGGCATCAGTTCCTGCGGTGCccccatcggcgccgtcatctttAGCCTCATCGCGCGCCAGATGCTCAAGGAGAACACGGGCCACGAGTGGACGCTCCGTGTCATGGGATTCCTGATCCTCGccgacagcatcatcatcttcctcatTGCTCGGCCCAAGGAGGCCACGCGCAAGGGAGGGCCCCTGCTGGAGCTGGCGGCCTTCAAGGAGTTACCGTACCTCCTTTTCACCGTCGGCATGTTCTTCGCCCTCCTGGGCGTCTACTTTGCTTACTATTAC GTCCCCAACTTTGCCCGTgacaagctcaagctcgATTCAGACGGTGCCCTGACGGTTCTCATCGTCATGTCGGCCGTGGGGATCCCCGGACGACTGATCCCGCCGTTCTTCGCCGAcaagagcatcaagcccctGAGGACGCTCGTCATCTCCCTGCTCTTCTGCAGCCTCAACCTCTTCGCCTGGATCGCCGTGACTTCGACGGCGGGTCTCTACGTCTGGGTTGTCGCCTATGCCTTCACGGCAAACGCGGTGCAGACGTTGTTCACGGCCTCCATGGGCGAGGTGACGTCCGACATGTCCAAGCTCGGCGTGAGGATCGGCATGGTCTTCACCGTCGTCAGCTTCGCCTGCTTGACGGGGCCCCCCGTTGGCGGgcgtctcgtcgaggtcggcggaGATAACTACGCTTACGCGCAAATATTTGCCGGCGCGTCCATGCTGTTGGGCGGTCTGCTTGTAGCGTTGGCAAAGATGAAGCAGGTCGGCCAGAAGGAATTCTGGCGGATCTAG
- a CDS encoding Putative pectate lyase PlyH/PlyE, pectin lyase/virulence factor, whose protein sequence is MFANVGALTITILAALPTGLACLGYTGGLPKATSNKAISAPIYVKSGEVFDGGWAKYDRNPTSCRSQQEGGEADTAFVLEKGATLRNVIIGKTAGEGVYCLGGGCNIEFVWFEDVCEDAISIKEDKAGDVTWIVGGGAYHASDKIIQHNGCGRVNIINFYAEDYGKVYRSCGTCGKCAREVYIEGVTARKGGEVAGITKSNGDKATLVNVCTDAKTPCQNYSGPGVKDGAC, encoded by the exons ATGTTTGCGAACGTCGGAGCCCTCACGATCACCATCCTCGCGGCTCTCCCCACGGGCTTAGCCTGCTTGGGTTATACCGGAGGACTGCCAAAGGCTACTTCCAACAAGGCGATCTCTGCCCCAATCTACGTCAAGTCCGGTGAAGTCTTTGATGGCGGCTGGGCCAAGTACGATAGGAATCCCACCTCTTGCAGAAGCCAGCAAGAAGGAG GTGAGGCTGATACCGCTTTCGTCCTCGAGAAAGGAGCTACTCTGCGGAATGTCATTATTGGCAAGACTGCCGGTGAGGGCGTATATTGCCTGGGAGGCGGTTGCAACATTGAGTTCGTCTGGTTCGAGGACGTTTGTGAGgacgccatctccatc AAAGAGGACAAGGCCGGTGACGTGACCTGGattgttggcggcggtgccTACCATGCCTCCGACAAAATCATCCAACACAACGGCTGCGGCCGCGTCAAC ATCATCAACTTCTACGCCGAAGACTATGGAAAGGTTTACCGTTCATGCGGAACT TGTGGAAAATGCGCTCGTGAGGTGTACATCGAGGGTGTCACCGCTCGTAAGGGAGGCGAGGTGGCTGGAATAACCAAGTCCAACGGGGACAAGGCCACGCTCGTCAATGTTTGTACCGATGCCAAAACCCCTTGCCAGAACTACAGTGGTCCCGGCGTTAAGGATGGCGCTTGTTAG
- a CDS encoding Putative tannase/feruloyl esterase, alpha/Beta hydrolase — protein MAFNSTAVLACSSSTIPLPTVFGTEILSLEATQVSNFSRNVGTGLYMNHAGVDVQGANFCNVSISYTHPGQNDTVNVQMFLPSEGWNGRMQAIGGNGWQAGLNFVTLAGMTAAMGEGYASLSTDAGLGTAESATWGLLSPGNPNRYLLQNLAATTLNDLSLIGKNLINSFYGGPPVHSYFNGCSQGGRQGMMLAQRYPEAFDGIAASAPAINWSQLFVGDLWANVIMNTEGIFPRACEMQAINEAAIKSCDANDGLVDGLIADPDSCDFDPLTLVGTSINCTETGKDMTISAGAAHLTQQLWDGPKKADNTSTWFGFPKGTVLSSTDTSSGGTVALTTCTDDGICHASPLVLLTDWVTKFVLKDDTIDISKLTRKDFETLFHASVNEYSSVIDTNDPDLSAFRARGGKIVGYHGLADSIITPASTTHYYDAVTARDADVHDFYRVFLSPGLGHCFGGNGVFPTGTFDAMRAWVENGTAPETLSAVSVGTSPVLNRTLCPYPLKQTYDGVGNATNGEGFTCA, from the exons ATGGCCTTCAACTCGACGGCGGTCTTGGCTTGTTCCTCTTCGACTATTCCACTGCCAACCGTTTTCGGCACCGAGATCCTCTCTTTGGAGGCTACCCAAGTCAGCAACTTCAGCCGAAATGTTGGCACGGGGCTGTACATGAATCACGCAGGCGTAGACGTCCAAGGAGCCAACTTCTGCAACGTCTCCATCTCATACACCCACCCTGGTCAGAACGACACTGTAAACGTGCAGATGTTTCTCCCTTCCGAAGGCTGGAATGGTCGCATGCAGGCCATTGGTGGCAACGGCTGGCAAGCTGGGCTCAACTTCGTCACGCTGGCAGGCATGACTGCAGCCATGGGTGAGGGTTACGCTTCTCTCTCGACCGACGCCGGTCTTGGAACTGCCGAGTCTGCAACCTGGGGGCTCCTTAGCCCGGGGAACCCCAACCGTTACTTGCTCCAGAACCTCGCCGCTACCACTCTCAACGACCTCTCTCTCATCGGCAAGAACCTCATCAACAGTTTCTACGGCGGCCCGCCTGTGCACTCTTACTTCAATGGCTGCTCCCAGGGCGGCCGCCAGGGCATGATGCTCGCGCAACGATACCCAGAAGCCTTTGACGGTATTGCTGCGTCTGCTCCGGCCATCAACTGGAGTCAGCTCTTTGTGGGAGATCTCTGGGCCAACGTAATCATGAACACGGAGGGAATTTTCCCGCGAGCCTGTGAGATGCAAGCCATCAACGAAGCTGCCATAAAATCTTGCGATGCCAACGATGGTCTTGTCGATGGCCTCATTGCCGACCCCGACTCTTGCGATTTCGACCCCCTGACCCTCGTTGGTACCAGCATCAACTGCACCGAGACGGGCAAGGACATGACCATTTCCGCTGGGGCTGCCCACCTCACACAGCAACTTTGGGATGGACCGAAGAAGGCCGATAACACTTCCACGTGGTTTGGGTTCCCCAAGGGTACCGTTCTATCCTCTACCGATACATCTTCCGGCGGCACCGTTGCCCTGACGACCtgcaccgacgacggcatctgTCATGCCTCTCCTTTGGTCCTCTTGACTGACTGGGTAACCAAGTTTGTTCTCAAGGACGACACCATCGACATCTCCAAGCTCACGCGCAAAGATTTTGAGACCTTGTTCCACGCTTCCGTCAACGAGTACAGCAGTGTCATCGACACCAATGACCCAGACCTTTCCGCCTTtcgcgctcgcggcggcAAGATTGTGGGCTATCACGGCCTT GCGGACAGTATCATCACcccggcatcgacgacgcaCTACTACGACGCCGTGACCGCCCGTGACGCCGACGTCCACGACTTCTACCGCGTGTTCCTCagccccggcctcggccactGCTTTGGCGGGAACGGCGTATTCCCCACGGGAACCTTCGACGCCATGCGCGCGTGGGTCGAGAACGGTACTGCGCCGGAGACGCTGAGCGCTGTCAGTGTCGGCACCTCGCCCGTTCTGAACCGCACTCTGTGTCCCTACCCACTCAAACAGACTTATGATGGCGTTGGAAACGCCACAAACGGCGAGGGATTTACTTGCGCTTAA
- a CDS encoding Putative ankyrin repeat-containing domain superfamily, which yields MCQGRVRHRIGTQVRNATITNAAFTASPNTGHRLLWLTAKAGHAPVIEALLDAGAGPFEVNELGNPSSRTLNAASILGDVRIVELLVEAGVDPNMFLVGGKDVQPDWYTYPEPEACQHGYCQPSPSENTYQYER from the exons ATGTGCCAAGGCAGAGTGCGGCACCGAATTGGGACCCAAGTGCGCAACGCAACCATTACAAACGCC GCATTTACGGCGTCCCCAAACACCGGTCACAGACTGCTATGGCTCACCGCCAAGGCTGGCCATGCTCCTGTCATTGAGGCGCTTCTggatgccggtgccggtcCGTTTGAGGTCAACGAACTGGGCAACCCGTCGAGCCGGACCCTCAATGCGGCCAGCATTCTAGGCGACGTCCGAATCGTGGaactccttgtcgaggcTGGAGTAGACCCGAACATGTTCCTGGTCGGTGGGAAAGATGTGCAGCCGGACTGGTACACATACCCAGAGCCCGAGGCATGTCAGCATGGCTACTGCCAACCAAGCCCCAGTGAAAACACCTACCAATACGAAAGATAA